Proteins encoded within one genomic window of Dromaius novaehollandiae isolate bDroNov1 chromosome 7, bDroNov1.hap1, whole genome shotgun sequence:
- the NXPH2 gene encoding neurexophilin-2 isoform X2, translating to MTDWFKVFCDANQVVQATDVLDWEDKNAAETLVDNVAHSRIINPLRLFVKPSPVLKHGQVPYSDSIENFWDWLSNITEVQESLARTKRRPIVKTGKFKKMFGWGDFHSNIKTVKLNLLITGKIVDHGNGTFSVYFRHNSTGLGNVSVSLVPPSKVVEFESSAQSTLETKESKSFNCRIEYEKTDRAKKTALCNFDPSKICYQEQTQSHVSWLCSKPFKVICIYIAFYSVDYKLVQKVCPDYNYHSETPYLSSG from the coding sequence gTATTTTGTGATGCTAATCAAGTAGTACAAGCCACAGATGTGCTGGATTGGGAAGACAAGAATGCCGCAGAGACACTGGTCGACAATGTGGCCCATTCCAGGATCATCAATCCTTTACGCCTATTTGTTAAGCCATCTCCAGTGCTGAAACATGGCCAGGTGCCCTACTCAGACAGCATAGAAAACTTTTGGGATTGGTTGTCCAACATCACGGAGGTTCAGGAATCTCTTGCACGAACTAAACGCAGGCCAATAGTAAAAACTGGGAAATTCAAGAAAATGTTTGGATGGGGCGACTTCCACTCTAACATCAAAACTGTTAAACTGAACCTCCTGATCACAGGGAAAATCGTTGATCATGGCAACGGAACCTTCAGTGTTTATTTCCGACACAACTCAACAGGTCTGGGAAACGTTTCCGTAAGCCTGGTGCCACCTTCCAAAGTGGTTGAATTTGAATCATCTGCACAGTCAACACTGGAGACCAAGGAATCTAAGTCCTTCAATTGTCGAATTGAGTATGAAAAAACAGACCGCGCTAAAAAAACTGCGTTGTGCAATTTTGACCCTTCAAAGATCTGCTATCAAGAGCAGACTCAAAGCCATGTCTCCTGGTTATGTTCTAAACCATTTAAAGTTATCTGCATTTACATTGCTTTTTACAGCGTAGATTACAAACTGGTGCAAAAGGTCTGTCCTGATTATAATTACCATAGCGAGACTCCGTACTTGTCCTCTGGCTGA